A portion of the Candidatus Methylomirabilota bacterium genome contains these proteins:
- a CDS encoding O-antigen ligase family protein has protein sequence MSQDHDTSTINMPSPADSPALSPWGVVKLRCTLIADRVVEVGLYGLIVFTPLAFGTVEPWSIALAEAEIYAIALAWGLPMVSTGHIRIERTALNLCWLLVLIFGLLQVIPLQLDVIRIISPNTAALYQRTGFDSHLVAPWHTLSLVPYATRQALVRLLALALLFWVTVNHLQTREQVDRIVRVVMATGFGLALFGIIQHFTGNGKLYWVRELTQGGSLFGPYVNRNHFAGYMEMVIPLTIGYIVANRRPRSDGRVPAPNGGVSWRSRLLRLGTPQGSRSLLAFFGGLIMFVALLLTGSRAGLFSFFSSILFMVVLLSARRLRSKRLWGMLASFVALGLAFALWLNPDRVLQTFAILWRGTDDPSFRGRILVWQDTLRLGHDFQWSGTGLDTYIWAFPLYKQPLIGQEVYDYAHNDYLQAFAEGGLPLVAIFALALLWGGTQLLNAWSEHERPHTRGIGLGLLAGLVAMLVHSAYDFNLHILANAILFVLLLALASRVLLLRCPRMSGLIR, from the coding sequence ATGTCTCAAGATCATGATACCTCCACGATCAACATGCCATCCCCAGCCGATAGTCCCGCCCTTTCACCCTGGGGGGTTGTCAAACTTCGATGTACCCTCATAGCCGACCGCGTCGTCGAGGTCGGATTATACGGCCTGATTGTCTTCACGCCCCTGGCCTTCGGAACCGTCGAACCCTGGTCGATCGCGCTCGCGGAGGCGGAAATCTACGCGATCGCACTCGCATGGGGACTGCCTATGGTGAGCACCGGCCACATTCGCATCGAGCGAACAGCCCTGAACCTCTGCTGGCTCTTGGTCCTGATCTTCGGACTGTTGCAGGTGATCCCGCTTCAGCTCGATGTCATCCGTATCATCTCGCCAAATACCGCTGCGCTCTATCAGCGGACGGGATTTGACAGCCACCTTGTAGCCCCATGGCATACGCTTTCGCTTGTGCCGTACGCGACCCGACAGGCGCTTGTGAGGCTTCTAGCTCTGGCGCTTCTCTTCTGGGTTACCGTCAACCATCTACAGACCCGTGAGCAGGTCGATCGAATCGTTCGCGTTGTGATGGCTACGGGATTTGGATTGGCCCTCTTTGGAATCATTCAGCATTTCACCGGGAACGGCAAGCTGTATTGGGTCAGGGAACTCACCCAGGGCGGCAGCCTCTTCGGCCCATACGTCAATCGTAATCACTTCGCGGGCTACATGGAGATGGTGATCCCGCTGACGATCGGCTATATCGTAGCGAACAGACGACCGAGATCCGATGGTCGGGTACCCGCACCGAATGGGGGGGTGAGCTGGCGAAGCCGATTACTGCGCTTGGGTACGCCTCAGGGGAGCCGGTCACTGCTCGCCTTTTTTGGGGGACTCATCATGTTCGTGGCCTTACTGCTGACCGGATCAAGAGCAGGGCTGTTCAGCTTCTTTTCCTCCATCCTCTTCATGGTCGTCCTGCTCTCCGCCCGGCGGTTGCGCAGCAAGCGGCTATGGGGAATGCTGGCCTCGTTTGTGGCGCTAGGCCTCGCGTTTGCCCTCTGGCTCAATCCGGACAGGGTCCTGCAAACGTTTGCGATTCTCTGGCGTGGAACCGACGATCCCTCCTTCCGTGGTCGCATCCTCGTGTGGCAGGATACGTTGCGTCTGGGCCATGACTTCCAATGGAGCGGCACGGGTCTCGATACCTACATCTGGGCGTTTCCGCTCTACAAGCAGCCCCTCATCGGCCAGGAGGTGTACGACTATGCCCACAACGACTACCTGCAGGCGTTCGCCGAAGGCGGGTTGCCCTTGGTGGCGATCTTCGCGCTGGCACTGCTGTGGGGCGGTACGCAATTGTTGAATGCGTGGTCTGAACATGAGAGGCCGCACACACGAGGAATCGGACTTGGTCTGCTGGCCGGGCTGGTAGCGATGCTGGTCCATAGCGCCTACGACTTTAACCTGCACATCCTGGCGAACGCCATCCTCTTCGTCCTCCTGTTGGCGCTGGCGTCCAGAGTCCTCCTGCTCAGGTGTCCGCGGATGAGCGGCCTGATACGCTAA
- a CDS encoding NAD-dependent epimerase/dehydratase family protein has protein sequence MKRALVCGAAGFIGGHLVKKLKREGYWVRGVDIKPREFGPTQADEFLLQDLRNRENCRQTLTLPDGGVFDEVYQLAADMGGMGFISVAECEVLHNNALINIHMTHAAAEAGVARYFFSSSVCIYRDMQPDEPSVSEDDAIPANPDNEYGWEKLYAERVAMAYGRRYPMRVRIARFENCYGPEGTWTGGREKAPAALCRKVAEAEDGGTIEVWGDGTAIRVFTYVDDLVDGIYVLMHSDLDVPVNLGSDERVTVADLTRMVIDASGKRIIVKHAPGPVGVHARNFSKSRIASLGWKPEVSLRAGIMRTYPWIEAQVRAARGTARRA, from the coding sequence ATGAAGCGAGCCTTGGTTTGCGGCGCCGCCGGATTCATCGGTGGGCACCTGGTGAAGAAGTTGAAGCGCGAGGGCTACTGGGTACGCGGCGTGGACATCAAACCGCGCGAGTTTGGGCCCACCCAGGCGGACGAGTTCCTGCTGCAGGACCTGCGCAACCGGGAGAACTGCCGCCAGACCTTGACCCTTCCGGATGGCGGTGTCTTTGACGAGGTCTACCAGCTCGCCGCCGACATGGGCGGCATGGGCTTCATCTCCGTCGCCGAGTGCGAGGTGTTGCACAACAACGCCCTGATCAATATCCACATGACCCACGCCGCCGCAGAGGCTGGGGTGGCCCGCTACTTCTTCTCTTCTTCGGTGTGCATCTATCGGGACATGCAACCCGATGAGCCGTCTGTCAGCGAGGACGACGCCATCCCCGCAAATCCGGACAACGAATACGGTTGGGAGAAGCTCTACGCCGAGCGGGTCGCAATGGCCTACGGGCGCCGCTACCCGATGCGGGTGCGCATCGCCCGCTTCGAGAACTGCTATGGTCCGGAAGGGACCTGGACGGGCGGTCGCGAAAAAGCGCCGGCGGCCCTCTGTCGGAAGGTAGCGGAGGCGGAGGACGGCGGGACCATCGAGGTCTGGGGTGATGGGACGGCCATCCGGGTATTCACCTATGTGGATGATCTGGTAGACGGGATCTACGTACTGATGCACTCAGACCTGGACGTTCCCGTGAACCTGGGAAGTGACGAGCGGGTGACGGTGGCTGATCTGACGCGGATGGTGATCGACGCATCCGGCAAGCGCATCATCGTCAAGCACGCGCCGGGCCCCGTGGGAGTACATGCCCGCAATTTCAGTAAGTCCCGCATCGCGTCGCTGGGGTGGAAGCCCGAGGTGTCGCTTCGGGCAGGGATCATGCGCACCTATCCGTGGATTGAGGCGCAAGTCAGGGCAGCGCGAGGCACAGCCCGCCGCGCCTGA
- a CDS encoding dTDP-4-dehydrorhamnose 3,5-epimerase family protein, whose amino-acid sequence MSDRFDILETPLRGLKLIQRTPIRDSRGYLERLFCAEDLQSLISCKAIVQINHTLTTRHGTVRGMHFQRPPHAETKFVTCLRGEVFDVAVDLRQGSPTFLRWHAEILSTGNHKTLMIPEGFAHGFQTLTEDCEMLYFHTAAYQPGAECGLNAKDPRLNIRWPEAITELSPRDAAHPLVTENFSGVTV is encoded by the coding sequence ATGAGCGACCGCTTCGACATCCTTGAGACGCCACTGCGAGGGCTGAAGCTCATCCAGCGAACACCGATTCGCGACAGCCGTGGCTATTTGGAGCGGCTTTTTTGCGCGGAAGATTTGCAGTCGCTAATCTCGTGCAAAGCCATTGTGCAAATCAACCATACACTGACAACCAGGCATGGCACGGTTCGCGGTATGCACTTTCAGCGTCCACCCCACGCCGAGACCAAGTTCGTGACCTGCCTGCGCGGCGAGGTATTTGATGTCGCCGTGGACCTGCGTCAGGGCTCTCCCACGTTCCTGCGCTGGCACGCGGAAATCTTGAGTACCGGCAATCACAAAACCCTGATGATCCCAGAGGGCTTTGCCCACGGCTTCCAAACCCTGACCGAAGACTGCGAAATGCTGTATTTTCATACCGCTGCGTATCAACCTGGGGCTGAATGTGGCCTGAATGCCAAAGACCCCAGGCTGAACATTCGCTGGCCTGAAGCGATTACTGAACTGTCGCCCCGCGACGCCGCGCATCCGCTAGTGACGGAAAACTTCAGCGGAGTGACCGTATGA
- the fabG gene encoding 3-oxoacyl-[acyl-carrier-protein] reductase, which yields MQTATGLAGKVAVVTGGSRGIGRAIALKLSAQGAKVAIGARNLETAQRVVAEIQATGAEGLAVAADISRESEAEGLIQAGIKRFGGLDILVNNAGITKDGLLIRMKEEDWDTVLDVNLKGAFFTTRAALRPMLRAQGGRIVNVSSVAGTMGIPGQANYSASKAGLIGFTKAVAKEVASRSITVNAVAPGFIETEMTAILSEDRKKAYLSQIPMGRFGGPEEVADLVSFLVSEAASYITGQVITIDGGLRT from the coding sequence ATGCAAACAGCGACCGGACTTGCAGGAAAAGTGGCTGTCGTCACCGGCGGCTCGCGGGGGATCGGGCGGGCAATCGCTCTCAAGCTTTCGGCACAGGGTGCGAAGGTGGCCATCGGTGCAAGAAACCTGGAGACGGCACAGCGGGTGGTTGCGGAGATCCAAGCGACAGGAGCCGAGGGGTTGGCCGTTGCGGCGGACATTTCGCGGGAGTCGGAGGCGGAAGGACTGATTCAGGCCGGCATCAAACGTTTTGGTGGTCTCGACATCCTGGTCAACAACGCCGGCATCACCAAGGATGGACTCCTGATCAGGATGAAGGAGGAGGACTGGGACACGGTCCTGGACGTCAACCTGAAAGGGGCATTTTTCACGACCCGAGCAGCGCTTCGACCGATGCTCAGGGCGCAGGGCGGTCGAATCGTGAATGTCAGCTCGGTTGCAGGGACGATGGGGATTCCGGGACAGGCCAACTACTCCGCATCGAAGGCGGGCCTGATCGGTTTCACGAAGGCTGTCGCCAAGGAGGTGGCTTCCAGGTCGATCACGGTGAATGCGGTGGCTCCCGGCTTCATCGAAACCGAGATGACCGCGATTCTGTCTGAGGATCGCAAGAAGGCCTACCTCAGCCAGATCCCCATGGGTCGGTTTGGGGGTCCGGAGGAGGTGGCTGACTTGGTCTCGTTTCTGGTTTCAGAAGCGGCGAGCTATATTACAGGTCAGGTGATTACGATCGATGGCGGGTTGCGAACGTAA
- the acpP gene encoding acyl carrier protein translates to MEIEERVKKIIVDQLGVNATEVTPEASFVEDLGADSLDTVELVMALEEEFGIEIPDEEAEKIITVKDAIAHIKAHPA, encoded by the coding sequence ATGGAGATTGAGGAGAGGGTCAAGAAGATCATCGTAGATCAATTGGGCGTAAATGCGACCGAGGTGACACCGGAGGCCTCTTTCGTTGAGGATCTTGGCGCGGATTCGCTTGATACGGTGGAGTTGGTGATGGCCCTCGAAGAGGAGTTCGGCATCGAGATCCCCGACGAGGAGGCTGAGAAGATCATAACCGTGAAAGACGCGATCGCGCATATCAAGGCACATCCCGCGTAA
- a CDS encoding DUF2442 domain-containing protein has protein sequence MPWRVVDARPLDGFRLHVRFVDDLEGEVDMSALVRSPTAGVFSRLADPSLFAQVFVEHGVVMWPGELDLAPDAMHAEIKKEGKWVL, from the coding sequence ATGCCGTGGCGCGTGGTCGATGCGCGGCCGCTTGACGGCTTCCGCTTGCACGTCCGCTTCGTCGATGACCTGGAAGGTGAAGTAGATATGTCCGCGCTGGTGCGTTCGCCTACCGCTGGCGTCTTCTCTCGGCTTGCCGATCCTTCCCTGTTCGCACAGGTCTTTGTGGAGCATGGTGTTGTGATGTGGCCCGGTGAACTCGACCTGGCGCCGGATGCCATGCATGCCGAGATCAAGAAAGAAGGCAAATGGGTCCTATAA
- the fabD gene encoding ACP S-malonyltransferase, giving the protein MNAIALVFPGQGSQRVGMGRDFWAQVPETRVLFEKGSEVLGIDLARLCFEGPDERLTLTANAQPAIMAVSMAAFAALQREGVQPDYVAGHSLGEYSALVAAGSFAFEDAIRVVRKRGEFMQEAVSAGAGAMAAVLGLDRQSVSAVCEDAARYGVVEVANLNGPGQVVIAGETKAVDQAIELAKQRGAKRALRLQVSAPFHCSLMEPAATRLAGVLQAIPIADPSVPLVNNADAEIVTKREEIADSLIRQVTSPVRWEDVVRRLVKEGVTLFLELGPGKVLTGLIKRIAPEATTLYAEDPDSLRIAVNQVETLRRS; this is encoded by the coding sequence ATGAACGCAATCGCGCTCGTTTTTCCAGGTCAGGGCTCTCAGCGGGTTGGTATGGGGCGAGATTTTTGGGCGCAGGTCCCTGAAACCCGTGTGCTTTTTGAGAAGGGAAGCGAGGTTCTGGGGATCGATCTCGCTCGTCTCTGCTTCGAGGGGCCCGATGAGCGGCTTACGCTGACCGCAAACGCACAGCCGGCTATCATGGCGGTCAGCATGGCCGCTTTTGCAGCATTGCAGCGCGAGGGAGTACAGCCCGACTATGTAGCCGGTCATTCGCTTGGGGAGTATTCGGCGCTCGTGGCGGCCGGGAGCTTCGCTTTCGAAGACGCGATTCGCGTTGTAAGAAAGCGAGGCGAGTTCATGCAAGAGGCGGTGAGTGCGGGCGCCGGCGCAATGGCGGCTGTGTTAGGTCTTGACAGGCAAAGCGTCTCTGCGGTGTGTGAGGATGCAGCTCGCTATGGGGTCGTCGAGGTTGCCAATCTGAACGGCCCCGGTCAGGTGGTGATTGCCGGAGAGACTAAGGCGGTCGACCAAGCCATCGAGTTGGCCAAACAGCGTGGCGCCAAGCGAGCCCTACGCCTCCAGGTGAGCGCGCCCTTTCACTGCTCCCTGATGGAGCCGGCGGCCACTCGTTTGGCCGGCGTACTCCAAGCGATTCCGATTGCGGACCCGTCGGTTCCGTTGGTCAATAATGCCGACGCGGAGATCGTGACGAAGAGAGAAGAGATTGCTGACAGCCTCATCCGCCAAGTCACAAGTCCCGTGCGGTGGGAGGATGTGGTGCGAAGATTGGTAAAGGAAGGCGTCACTCTCTTCCTGGAGCTTGGCCCTGGAAAGGTGCTCACCGGGCTGATCAAGCGGATTGCGCCTGAGGCTACCACGCTCTACGCAGAGGATCCGGATTCGCTGCGCATTGCGGTGAATCAGGTAGAGACGCTTCGCCGATCGTGA
- a CDS encoding DUF4160 domain-containing protein, whose amino-acid sequence MPTISTFYGILIQMFWNDHGPPHFHAMYAEDEVLIDVRTLEVMEGQMPRRALALVLEWAQEHRAELMEDWELCAHNQSPKKIPPLP is encoded by the coding sequence ATGCCGACCATCAGCACCTTTTATGGCATCCTGATTCAGATGTTCTGGAACGATCATGGGCCGCCTCACTTCCATGCGATGTACGCGGAAGACGAAGTGCTGATCGACGTTCGTACTCTCGAGGTGATGGAAGGCCAGATGCCCCGGCGCGCGCTGGCTCTTGTGCTCGAATGGGCGCAGGAACACCGTGCCGAACTCATGGAGGATTGGGAACTATGTGCCCACAATCAGTCGCCCAAAAAGATTCCTCCACTACCGTAA
- a CDS encoding UpxY family transcription antiterminator, whose protein sequence is MATIPQWYALRTRSRHEKQVQAQVDRQGIDVFLPLICRRSRWKDRTVQVQFPLFPGYCFARFAWQDRLGVLTAPGVVEVLGVSGHGVPIAEAEIEGVRRLVTSTLPIDPYPFLEPGMAVEVRRGPLQGLRGFLVRKAARARLVIAVSLIRQGASVEIDADDVIPV, encoded by the coding sequence ATGGCTACGATTCCCCAGTGGTACGCGCTCCGCACTCGCTCCCGGCATGAGAAACAGGTGCAGGCTCAGGTCGATCGCCAAGGAATCGACGTCTTTCTCCCGCTCATCTGTCGGCGAAGTCGCTGGAAAGACCGTACGGTACAGGTTCAATTCCCACTTTTTCCCGGCTATTGTTTCGCGCGCTTTGCTTGGCAGGATCGGTTGGGGGTGCTGACCGCTCCTGGTGTCGTAGAGGTGTTGGGGGTCAGCGGCCACGGCGTCCCGATCGCGGAGGCTGAGATCGAGGGAGTGCGACGCCTGGTCACCAGCACCCTCCCCATTGATCCGTACCCATTCCTGGAGCCGGGGATGGCGGTCGAGGTTCGACGCGGCCCCCTCCAGGGCCTCCGCGGATTCCTGGTTCGGAAGGCCGCCAGAGCGCGTCTCGTCATCGCGGTCAGCCTCATTCGACAGGGCGCTTCGGTTGAGATCGATGCCGATGACGTGATTCCGGTGTGA
- a CDS encoding methyltransferase domain-containing protein: protein MKCRHCGVELKQCLVDLGAAPPSNAYLTEASLHAPEKWFPLRVLVCSHCWLVQTEDYVGAEELFSADYAYFSSYSSTWLKHAEEYVDAVVPRFNLGSDSLVVEVAANDGYLLQYVQARGIPCLGVEPTADTAAAARVKGVEIVEDFFGVRLARDLVSHGKQADLTVVNNVLAHVPDINDFVSGFARLLKPAGVGTFEFPHLLRLVQECQFDTIYHEHYSYLSLTAVNGIFEANGLSVFDVEELPTHCGSLRVFVQRLDAGQWPITPRVTELLAREKSAGVRTIAFYEGFQDRVNCIKLDLLAFLVEAKRSRIKVAAYGAAAKGNTLLNYAGVRPDLLPYVVDRNPAKQRKYLPGSRIPIVDEEYLRRDRPDRVVILPWNLREEVVEQLAYIGDWGGKFVLPIPTLAILN from the coding sequence ATGAAGTGCCGTCACTGTGGTGTAGAACTCAAGCAGTGCCTGGTGGACCTCGGAGCCGCGCCGCCTTCCAATGCCTACCTTACCGAGGCGAGCCTCCACGCGCCTGAGAAGTGGTTCCCTCTGCGCGTCCTGGTCTGTTCCCACTGCTGGCTGGTGCAGACCGAGGATTACGTGGGTGCCGAGGAGCTGTTCTCCGCCGACTATGCCTATTTCAGTTCCTACTCCTCGACGTGGCTCAAGCACGCCGAGGAGTACGTGGACGCCGTCGTACCGCGCTTCAACCTGGGAAGCGACAGCCTGGTGGTGGAGGTGGCGGCCAACGATGGCTACCTGCTGCAGTATGTCCAGGCGCGCGGCATCCCGTGCTTGGGCGTGGAACCCACGGCCGACACCGCGGCCGCCGCGCGGGTCAAGGGCGTCGAGATCGTAGAGGACTTCTTTGGTGTGCGTCTGGCCAGGGACCTGGTCTCCCATGGTAAGCAGGCCGACCTGACTGTAGTTAACAACGTGCTGGCCCACGTACCGGACATCAATGATTTCGTATCGGGCTTCGCCCGCCTGCTCAAGCCGGCGGGTGTTGGCACCTTCGAGTTCCCCCACCTGTTGCGGCTTGTTCAAGAATGCCAGTTCGACACCATCTATCACGAGCACTATTCCTATCTTTCTCTGACGGCCGTGAATGGGATATTCGAGGCCAACGGACTTTCTGTTTTTGATGTGGAGGAACTCCCCACCCACTGCGGCAGCCTGCGCGTGTTCGTCCAGCGGTTAGATGCCGGCCAATGGCCGATCACGCCGCGTGTGACCGAACTACTCGCGCGCGAGAAATCCGCCGGGGTGCGAACCATAGCCTTCTACGAAGGGTTCCAGGACAGGGTCAACTGCATCAAGCTCGACCTTCTTGCCTTTTTGGTTGAGGCAAAACGCAGTCGCATCAAGGTGGCGGCCTACGGCGCCGCCGCCAAGGGCAACACCTTGCTGAACTATGCCGGCGTGCGGCCGGACCTGTTGCCCTACGTCGTGGACAGAAACCCCGCAAAACAGCGCAAGTACTTGCCGGGCAGCCGCATTCCCATTGTCGATGAAGAATATTTGCGTCGCGACCGCCCGGATCGAGTAGTGATCTTACCCTGGAATTTGCGGGAGGAAGTCGTAGAACAACTTGCGTATATCGGCGACTGGGGAGGAAAGTTCGTTCTTCCAATCCCGACCCTTGCCATCCTTAACTAG
- the rfbF gene encoding glucose-1-phosphate cytidylyltransferase encodes MKAVILAGGLGTRISEETHLKPKPMIEIGGKPILWHIMKLYSAHGVNDFVVCCGYKGYVIKEYFSNYFLHMSDVTFDMANNQMCVHEQYAEPWRVTLVDTGDDTMTGGRLKRVADYVKDEDAFCFTYGDGIADIDITREIAFHRHHGKWATVTAVQPPGRYGALQMEGAKVAGFMEKPRGDGGLINGGFFVLSPQCLTLIENDASSWEGESLMELAHKGQLMAFEHHGFWQPMDTLRDKRLLEELWASGKAPWKKW; translated from the coding sequence ATGAAAGCCGTCATTCTCGCCGGTGGGCTCGGGACCCGCATCTCCGAGGAAACCCACCTCAAACCCAAGCCCATGATCGAGATCGGCGGCAAGCCGATCCTCTGGCACATCATGAAGCTGTATTCTGCCCATGGTGTGAATGACTTCGTGGTCTGCTGCGGCTACAAGGGCTATGTCATCAAGGAATACTTCTCGAACTATTTCCTGCATATGTCGGATGTCACCTTCGACATGGCCAACAATCAGATGTGTGTGCATGAGCAATACGCCGAGCCATGGCGGGTAACGTTAGTAGACACTGGCGACGACACCATGACCGGGGGGCGTCTCAAGCGCGTGGCCGACTATGTGAAAGATGAAGACGCCTTCTGCTTCACCTACGGCGACGGCATCGCCGATATCGATATCACCCGGGAAATCGCCTTCCATCGGCACCATGGTAAGTGGGCAACCGTCACCGCCGTTCAGCCCCCTGGACGCTACGGCGCCTTGCAGATGGAAGGCGCCAAGGTGGCCGGTTTCATGGAAAAGCCGCGCGGTGATGGCGGCCTGATCAATGGCGGGTTCTTCGTGCTCTCCCCGCAGTGCCTCACCCTGATCGAGAACGATGCATCGAGTTGGGAGGGTGAATCCCTTATGGAACTAGCGCATAAAGGCCAGCTCATGGCATTCGAACATCACGGCTTCTGGCAGCCCATGGACACGCTGCGCGACAAGCGACTTCTGGAAGAATTATGGGCGAGCGGCAAGGCGCCGTGGAAGAAATGGTAG
- a CDS encoding SDR family oxidoreductase yields MKVLITGNMGYIGPVLIKHLRTQNKDIQIIGFDSAFFGHCLTNASVFPETYVSVQHFGDVREFPAHLLDGVDAVVHLAAVSNDPMGNRFEAVTDAINYKASVRIAKLARDQGVRNFAFASSCSMYGAAEGEPRKETDPLNPLTAYARSKVATEEALADMDLGDMVVTALRFSTACGMSERLRLDLVLNDFVACALAVREISVLSDGSPWRPLIDVKDMSRAIDWAITRKAENGGQLVRINVGSDSWNYQVKDLAHAVSEIIPGTKVSINKNAPPDRRSYSVDFALYRELAPQHQPQVTLEQAILELKAGLEGMNFRDTSFRNSQFMRLKGLEKHMMEGRLDEALRWQ; encoded by the coding sequence ATGAAAGTACTTATCACCGGGAATATGGGCTACATTGGCCCAGTGCTGATCAAACATCTTCGGACCCAGAACAAAGACATTCAAATTATCGGTTTTGACAGTGCTTTCTTTGGGCATTGCCTGACAAACGCCAGCGTGTTCCCGGAGACCTACGTTTCGGTTCAACACTTTGGTGATGTACGGGAATTCCCGGCTCACCTGCTTGATGGTGTCGATGCGGTCGTTCATCTTGCAGCCGTCTCAAATGATCCGATGGGGAATAGATTCGAGGCCGTGACTGATGCAATCAACTACAAGGCAAGTGTCCGAATTGCTAAACTGGCAAGAGATCAAGGCGTAAGGAACTTTGCGTTTGCTTCTAGTTGCAGTATGTATGGTGCCGCAGAGGGCGAGCCGCGCAAGGAAACCGATCCGCTTAATCCACTGACAGCCTATGCGCGTTCTAAGGTTGCGACTGAAGAAGCTCTAGCCGACATGGATTTAGGCGATATGGTCGTGACTGCGTTGCGGTTTTCGACTGCCTGCGGCATGTCTGAGCGCCTTCGGCTTGATCTAGTCCTAAATGACTTTGTAGCTTGTGCCTTAGCTGTGCGGGAGATTAGTGTTCTCAGTGATGGATCGCCATGGCGACCGCTGATCGATGTAAAGGACATGTCGCGTGCTATCGATTGGGCTATCACCCGGAAAGCCGAGAACGGCGGTCAACTTGTTCGAATTAATGTGGGGAGCGACTCTTGGAATTACCAGGTTAAGGATCTTGCGCATGCAGTTTCAGAAATTATTCCTGGAACAAAAGTCAGTATTAACAAAAACGCGCCACCAGACAGAAGATCCTATAGTGTTGATTTCGCTCTCTATCGCGAACTCGCTCCCCAACATCAACCGCAGGTGACTCTTGAGCAAGCGATTCTTGAACTGAAAGCGGGCTTGGAGGGAATGAATTTCCGAGATACCTCTTTCAGAAACTCGCAGTTCATGCGGCTCAAGGGGCTGGAGAAGCACATGATGGAAGGCCGCCTTGATGAGGCGCTTCGGTGGCAGTAA
- the fabF gene encoding beta-ketoacyl-ACP synthase II, protein MRRVVVTGLGVVAPNGIGVDSFWENLVKGVSGVDSIARFDASHHDTKIAAEVKGFDPLLYMEKKEVKKMDRFIHYALAGAIMAADDAQLIVKDVGGSRSGVLIGTGMGGIPCLEETHKVLLEKGPGRISPFFIPSIITNLASGHIAIRFGLRGPNSCVSTACATGNHAIGDSFELIRRGMADVMFAGGTEAVISPLTIGGFGAMKALSTRNDAPQRASRPFDKGRDGFVMGEGAGVLILEELDHALRRDAKIYAELIGYGMSADAYHMTAPEPEGAGAIASMGLALEAAGLQPEEVDYINAHGTSTPAGDAAETKAIKKVFGDHAYRLAVSSIKSMTGHLLGAAGGVEAVATALTLHHGVIPPTINYDEPDPECDLDYVPNRARQAAVRVAFSNSFGFGGTNATLVFKRYP, encoded by the coding sequence ATGAGACGAGTAGTCGTGACAGGCTTGGGCGTGGTGGCGCCCAACGGGATCGGCGTCGACAGCTTCTGGGAGAACCTGGTCAAGGGGGTCTCAGGTGTCGACTCCATCGCCCGATTCGACGCCAGTCACCACGATACCAAGATCGCCGCGGAGGTGAAGGGATTCGACCCGCTTCTCTACATGGAGAAGAAAGAGGTCAAGAAGATGGACCGGTTTATCCACTATGCGTTGGCCGGTGCCATCATGGCGGCGGATGATGCCCAGCTCATCGTAAAGGATGTTGGGGGAAGCCGAAGCGGCGTCCTGATCGGGACCGGGATGGGCGGGATCCCCTGCCTGGAAGAAACGCACAAGGTATTGTTGGAAAAAGGGCCCGGTCGGATCAGTCCCTTCTTCATTCCCTCGATTATTACCAACCTGGCCTCCGGCCATATCGCTATTCGCTTCGGACTCCGTGGGCCGAACTCGTGCGTCTCGACCGCGTGTGCGACCGGCAATCACGCGATTGGCGACTCGTTCGAACTGATCAGGCGAGGGATGGCCGACGTGATGTTCGCCGGTGGTACCGAGGCCGTCATCTCTCCACTGACGATCGGAGGGTTCGGCGCCATGAAGGCCCTGTCGACGAGAAATGACGCGCCTCAGCGAGCCAGCCGTCCGTTCGATAAGGGACGCGACGGCTTCGTCATGGGCGAAGGCGCGGGCGTTCTGATTCTTGAGGAGTTGGACCACGCGCTGCGTCGCGATGCCAAGATCTATGCTGAGTTGATAGGCTACGGGATGTCGGCTGACGCCTATCATATGACAGCGCCGGAGCCGGAAGGGGCCGGCGCGATTGCCTCGATGGGTCTTGCGCTCGAGGCTGCCGGGCTCCAGCCGGAAGAGGTCGATTACATCAATGCCCACGGTACATCGACGCCTGCAGGCGATGCTGCCGAGACTAAGGCGATCAAGAAGGTGTTTGGGGATCACGCCTATCGCCTGGCGGTCAGCTCCATCAAATCGATGACCGGGCATCTGCTGGGAGCTGCGGGGGGTGTCGAAGCGGTGGCGACGGCGCTGACCCTCCACCATGGCGTGATCCCGCCGACCATCAACTACGATGAGCCGGACCCTGAGTGTGACCTCGATTACGTGCCAAACAGGGCGCGCCAGGCTGCGGTGCGGGTCGCCTTCAGCAACTCATTCGGATTCGGCGGGACCAACGCGACCCTGGTGTTCAAGCGGTACCCGTAA